The following is a genomic window from Miltoncostaea oceani.
GGCGTCGCGGCGGAGGTACTGGACGGGGGACAGCACGTACGCGCCGGCCTCGAAGGCGAAGGTGCGCATCGCCGCCACCCAGATGTCCCGGTCGTCCGCCGTCGGGGCGAGGTGGAAGTCGCAGCCGCCGCGGTGGAGCCGGGCGCGGGCGGCGGGCATGAAGTTCTCCCAGCAGATCAGGCCGCCGAGGCGCCCGATCTCCGTCGCGATCGGGTCGAGGTCGTCGCCGGCGCCCTGCCCCCAGAACACCCGCTCGTGCAGCGTCGGGATCAGCTTGCGGTGCCGGTGCGCCAGCCGCCCGTCCGGGCCGAACCACAGGAGCGAGTTCCACAACGTCCCGGGGCGGGCGGGGTCGCGTTCGTTCACGCCCACCGCCACCCACGCGCCCGCCCGCCGGGCGGCCGCACCGAGCCGGGCGGTGAGGGGACCGGGGACGTCCACCGCCCCCTCCCACATCCGCCGGTGCAGCTCCGTCGCCGCCGCCGACCAGCGCGCCGACGCGTACGCCCAGCGGGAACTCGGGTACAGCGACACGAACGCCTCCGGCAACGCCACCAGGCGGGCGCCGCCGTCCCCCGCCTCCTCGATCAGGCGGCACGCCTTCGCGACCGTCGCGTCGGCGTCCAGCACCACCGGCGTCGCCTGCACCAACGCGACCCGGACCACGCCGGGCCCCGTCATCGCCCGCCCCCCGCGCCGACGGAGACGCCGACGACCTCGGCGGTGTGCTCGCCGAGGCGGGGCGCCGGACCACCCGGCCGCGGGGGCGTCCGGGAGAACCTCAGCGGCGGTCCCGTCGCCCGCTCCCTCCCCAACGTCGGGTCATCGACCTCCACCACGAGGCCGATCGCCGCCGCATCGGGGTGGTCGAGCAGGGAGAACGGGCGGTCCGCCACCTCGCCGTGGGGGAGGCCGGCGGCGTCGAGGGCGGTCAGCCAATTGGCCGACGGCTCCGCGGCCAATCGCTCCCCGATCAGCACGGCGAGCTCGTCCGAGTGCCGCGCCCGGGAGGGGAGGTCGGCGAAGCGGGGGTCGTCGAGGAGGTGGCCGAGGCCGAGGGCGGTGAGCGCGCGGGCGTGGAGGCGGGGGGCGTAGCAGGCGAGGGCGACCGCCCCGTCGGCGGTGCGGTACGTCCGGTACAGCGCCCCGACGAAGCGGTTGAAGAGCGGCTCGCCGGAGTCCTCCTCGATGAGGCGGTGCGCGGCGAGGGCGGCGGAGGCCTCGAGGAGGGACGTCTCCACCACCTGGCCGCGGCCGCTCCGCTCGCGTTCGAGGAGGGCGGCGAGGATCCCGGACACCATGATCCACGGGGCGACGGTGTCGTGGGCGGGGACCGGCATCACCCGGCCGCCGTTCGCCGCGACGAGGCCGCTCTCCGACTGGAGGGCGACGTCCGTCCCCCGCCGCCCGCCCGGCCCGAACGCCGACAGGCTGCAGTGCACGAGCCGCGGGTTCCGCCCCGTCAGCTCCGCCGCGCCCGCGCCCAGGCGCTCCGCGACGCCGGGGGCGAAGGAGTGGACGAGGACGTCGGCGCCGTCGACGAGGCGGTGGAGCGCCGCGCGCCCCTCCTCCGTCCCCAGGTCGAGGACGACGCCGCGCTTGCCCCGGTTCACGGCGTGGAAGACCCGGCTCTCGCCGCGCACGTCGTCGACGGCGCGCCACTGGTCCCCCTCGGGCGGCTCGACCTTCACCACGTCCGCCCCCAGCTGCGCCAACGCCATCGTCGCGAGCGGCCCGCCGAGGTGGTGGGTCAGGTCGATCACCCGGACCCCCTCCAGCGGCGCGCTCACGACGCCGACCCCGCGTACACGGCGGCCAGCTCGGCCGTCCCCTCCCGCGGGCCGCAGCAGTACACCCGGTGGTCCGTGATGCCGGCCGGCCCGACGCGCATCACGTGCGCCTGGCGCGACACCCACGGGTTCCCCTCGTAGGTGCTGGTGCGCTCGAACTCCACCACGGCGCGCTCGCCGTCGCGGACGGTGCCGAGGAACGCGAACGACGGGTCCTCCTCCCACGTCGTGAACCACTCCGCCACCTTCGCCGCGACCGCCTCCGCGCCGTCGGCACGCTGGAACGTGTTCGGCGTCATCCCCACGAACCGCGCCTCCGGCGCGTAGACGGCGCGGATCCCGGCGGCGTCCTTCATGTCGATCGCCTCGACGAGGCGTGAGACGGGGTCGGTCATGGTGAGCTCCTCACTCGCGGGCTGCGTGACGTGACCGAGCCTGCCCCGCCCCCGTCAACGCTCCGTCAACGCCGCGTCCCCCGGCCGTCACGGAGCGGCGGGCGCGTTGATCGGCGGGCGCCGGGGGTGTCTGATGGGCCCATGCTCACCGCCCGGCTCTTCGGGGGACTGCGCGTCTGGATCGACGAACGGCCGCTGCCGCCGCTTCCGGGCCTCCGACCGCGCGCGCTGCTCGCCCAGCTCCTCCTCGACCCGACGCCTCAGCCGCGGGCGCGCCTCGCCGGGCGGTTCTGGCCGGACGTCCTCGACACCAGCGCCCGCGCGTCGCTGCGCAGCGCCCTCTGGACGGTGCGGGAGGCCCTCGACGCCGTCGGCGGCTCCGCCTACCTCGACGCCGGCCGCGCCCACGTCGGCATCGCCGGTGACCTGCCCCGCGACGTCGACACCGAGCGCTTCGCCGACCTCGCCGCCCGCCGTGACGACCCGGCGGCGCTGGAGGAGGCCGTCGCCCTCGCCGCGGGGCCCCTGCTCGCCGACCTCGCCGACGAATGGGTGCTCGACGCCCAGGACGCCCACCGGGCCGCGCTCGTCGACGTCCTGCGCCGCCTCGCCCGCCTCGCCGAGGACGCGGGCGACCTGCCCGCCGCGGTCCGCTGGACACGCGCCGTCGTCGCCGAGGAGCGCTTCGACGAGGGGGCGCACCGCGACCTCATGCGACTCCTCGACGCGTGCGGGGAGCGGGCGCAGGCCCTCGACGGGTACGACCGCCTCCGGCGGCTGCTCGCCTCCGACCTCGGCATCGTCCCGTCGCCCGCCACCCGGGAGCTCGCCCGCGCACTCCGCGGCGACGGGCCCCCCGCACCGGCCGCGCCGGCCCCCGCACCGGCGTCGCGGCGGCCGCCGCCGCCGCGGTCGGCGCCCGTCGGCCGCCGGCACGAGCGGGCGGTCCTGCGCGGGGCGTGGGAGGCCGCGGCGTCCGGCGCCGGCGGCCTCGCGGTGGTGGCGGGCCACGGCGGCATCGGCAAGTCGTGCCTCGTCGACGACCTCGCCGCCGCGGCCCGGGCGGAGGGTGCGCTCGTCGCCCGCGGCGACGCGCTCGACATCGAGGGCGCCCCGCCGCTCGCGCCCTGGTCGGAGGCCGTCCGCACCCTCGTCGAGGCGGTGCCCGCCCCGGACGGCGCGGCGTGGCCGGGTGACCTCGCGCGGCTCAGCCCCGCCGTCGCGACCGCGTGGGGCCGGCCGCCCGGTGACGCGGCGCCCGCCCCCGGGCTCGAGCGGATCCTGGTGTTCGAGGCGGTCGCCGAGCTCGTCGCGTGGGCCGCGCGCCGGGCGCCGGTGCTCCTGGTGCTGGAGGACCTCCACACCGCCGACCCGGCCACGTGCGCGCTGCTCGCCCACGTCGCCCGCCGGCTCGCGGGCGTCCCCGCCCTCATCGTCGCCACGCGGCGCCCCGCGCCGGACGCCGGCGGCCTCGACGCGGCGGTCGACGCGGTCCGCCCCCGGCTGCGCGTCGATGACGTCGCGCTCGGCCCGCTCGACCCGGAGGCCACCGCCGCCGTCGTCGCCGGGCACGCCCCGGGGCTCGCCGCGGACGCCGTCGACCGGGTCGCCCGGGCGGCGGGAGGCAACCCGCTGCTCGCGCGGGAGGCGGCACGGGCCGCCGCCGCGGGCCGCGACCCCGCCGAGGGCCTGCGCGCCGCCGTCCGCCGGCCCCTCGCCCGCCTCGCCCCGTCGTCGCGCCCGCTCGTCGATGCCGTCGCCGCCGCGGGCCGGGCCCTCCCCGCCGAGGAGGCCGGGCGGGTCGCGCCCGGTGGGCTCGGGGAGGCCCTCGCCGACGCGCAGGCGCAGGGCCTGCTCGTCCGCGACGACGACGGGCGCGTCCGGTTCGCCCACGACCTGCTCCGCGACGCCTGCTACGCCGAGATCGGCGACGCCCGCCGCGCCGCCGCGCACCGGCGGCTCGCGGCGGCCCTCGGCGCGCACAGCGGCCGCCGGGCGGGCGAGGTCGCCCGCCACCACCTGCGGGGCGGCGACCCCGAGACGGCGCGGCGGTACCTCGCCGAGGCCGCGCGCGACGCCCGGGCGCTCGGCGCCCTGGACGAGGCCGCCGCGTACCTCACCGAGGCGGCCGCCATGGCGGGCGGCGACGCCGTCGGCCGCGCCGAGCTGTGGCTCGCGCTCGCCGAGGTCCACGCGTGGCGGGCCGACCGCCCGGCGATGGACGCGGCGTTCGCACGCGCCGAGGCGCGGCTGTCGGAGGCCGGCGACGCCCGCGGCCTCGCGTACGCCCACGCCTCGCGTGGACGCTGGCTGCACACCACCCTCTGCCACCCCGCGGAGGCCCTCGCCGCGAGCCGCCGGGCGCTCGCCGTCATCGACGGCGGCCGCCTCCCGGTGCCGGAGGTGCGGCTGCTGGCCCTCACCGGCGCGGCCTGGGCGGAGGCCGTCGCCGGCGACCCCGCCGAGGCGGCCCGGCTCGCCGACGCCGCCCGCGCGATGCCCGAGGCCGACGGCGACGTCGCGCTGGAGGCCGAGCTGGAGCACGCACGCGGGACGGCGCTCCTGCGCGCCGGCGACGCCGTCGCCGCGGGGGAGGTGTGCGAACGGGCCGCGTCGCTCGCCCACGCCGCCGGGCGCGCCGACATGGCCGCGCTCTGCCTGCTGACCGCCTCGACGGCCGCGGCCTGCGCCGGGCAGGTGGAGCGGGTCCTGGCGCTCGCCGACCGCCTCGACGGCTGGGCGTGGCCGGGCGTCGGGCTGCAGGCCCAGATGGCGGCGGCCCGCGCGCACGCCCTCGCCCGCCTCGGCCGCCACGGGGAGGCCGTCGCCGCCGCGCGCGAGGCCGTCGCGGCGGCCGACCGGGCGGGGGACGCGATCAACCGTCCCCTCGCGGCGCTCGACCTCGGCCTGGTGCTGCTCGAGTCCGGGGATCCCGACGCGGCGGCCGCGTCCCTGCGCGAGGCGCTCGACGCCCCCGCGGCGCCCGTGCCCCGCGCCCTCGCCCGCCTGCGGCTCGCCGAGGCGCTCGTGCGCGCCGGAGACCCGGCGGCCGCGCGGACGGCGCTCGACGAGGTGCCCTTCGAGCCGGCCCGCGCCGCCGACATGGTCGAGTCGCTCGTGCCGCGCATCGCCCACGTCCGGGCGCTGCTGGCGGCGGGCGGCGGCGACGCGACCGAGGCGGCGCGCCGCCTCGACGAGGCGGAGGCGGGCTGGCGGCGCCTCGCGGCGTCGCCGCGGGCCGGTGAGGCGGTCGCCGCGGTGCTGGTCGACCTCGGCCGCCCGCCCGTCGCGGGGCTCGTCGACCCGGTCCACGAGTTGGCGCGCGTCGCGGCCGACCGCGCGCCCACCCCCGTGGCAGGATCCGTCTGATGCCCGGCTTCACCGTCACCAGCGTGTGCCCCGCGCCGGCGCTCGACGTCTTCGCCCTGCTCCACGACCCGGCGCGCATCGCCGAGTGGTGGGCCGACACCGACCGCGTCGAGGCGGGCGACGACGGCGTCGTCACCCGCTACGCGAGCGCGTGGCCCGACTTCCCCTACCCGCTCGGCGTCGCCCGGGGGGAGGGGGCCGTGACCATCTCGTGCCTGATGTCGGACATCGTCTACGAGTGGCGCCTCGCGCCGCACCCCGACGGGTGCGAGATCCGGGCGCGGGTGGAGCTGCCGGAGGCCGAGGCCGGGAAGCTCGAGGCCCAGCGCGACGAGGTCGGCCGCTCCATGGGGCGGCTCATCGCGCTGGCGGCGGCCACCCCGGGCTGACGGGCCCGTCGGAGCCGGCGGTGTAGTCCCGGAGCCCGGGGACGCCGGTGCGCCACGCGTCGAGGATCGGGCCGACGATGCGCCAGCACTCCTCCGCCTCGTCGCCGCGGATGGAGAGGGTGGGGTCGCCCGCGAGCACGTCGAGGATCACCCGGCCGTAGGCGGACACGTCCTGCGGGGCGAGGTGGGCGGCGAGCGTGACCTCCTCCACCGTGAACGGCTCCCCGGGGCCGTTGACCGTCACCGACAGCTCCAGGCGGTCCGGGGCGAGCCCGAGGAGCAGCACGTTCGGCTCGGGGTGCTGGCCCTGCCCGAAGGCGAGGTGGGGGACGGGCCGGAACCGGATGGCGACCTCCTGCCGCAACGCCCCCAAGGCCTTCCCGCTGCGCAACGTGAACGGCACGCCCGACCAGCGCCACGTGTCCACCCAGAGGGTGACGGCGGCGAACGTCTCCGTGCCCCGCGCCGGGTCGACGCCCTCCTCCGACGCGTAGTCGGGGACCGGGCCGCCGACGGCGTCACCCGCCGTGTACCGGGCCCGCACCGTCTGGGCGGCGACGTCGTCGGGTGTCCGGATCGACCGCAGCAGGTCGACCTTGCGGTCCCGCAGGTCCCGTTCGTGGAGGGTCGGCGGCGGCTCCATCGCCACCAGCGTCAGCACCTGCAGCAGGTGGTTCTGGATCATGTCCCGCAGCGCGCCCGCGCGGTCGTAGTACCCGGCGCGCCCCTCCAGGGCGAGGGTCTCGTCCCACACCACGTCGACGCGCTCGATGTGCTCGCGGTTCCAGATCGGCTCGAACAGGCGGTTCGCGAACCGCAGGCCCAGCAGGTTCTGCACCGTCTGCTTGCCGAGGAAGTGGTCGACGCGGTGGATCGCGTCCTCCGGCAGGACGTCCCGCAGCAACGCGTTCAGCGCCTGCGCGGACGCGAGGTCCTCCCCGAACGGCTTCTCGACCACCATGCGGCTGCCCTCCGGCAGGCCCGCCTCGGCGGCGGCGCGGATGGCGGGCGCGAAGACCGGTGGCGGCAGCGCCAGGTAGACCACCGCGGGCCCCTCCCCGTCGGCGAGCGCCGCACGCAGGGCGTCGGGGTCGGTCGCGTCGCCGCGCCGGTACGTGCAGGACCCGGCGAGCGCCTCCGCCGCCGACCGCGCCGCCGCGTCGCCGTGCACGCCGACCGCGGTGCGCACGTGGGCGCGGAACGTCGCGTCGTCCATCGCGGCCCGGTCCACCCCCACGATCGCGAGGTCGTCCGGCAGGCGCCCGTGGGCCCGCAGGCCCGCGAGGGCCGGCAGCAGCAGGCGGGCCGCCAGGTCGCCGCCGGCACCGAGCACGATCATCCGCGAGATCACGGGGGCAGCCTAGTCCCCCGGCGCGGGGGCGGGTCCCGCCCCACCGGCCCGCCGGGCCGCGACGGCGCCTGCCACCGCGACGACCTGCAGCACCACGATCCCCGCCGCCGGCACCGCCTGCCACGGCGTCCGCGCGAGGAGCAGCACCGCGCACGGCACCGTGAGCACCGAGCAGGCCAGCGGCAGCCGTCGCAGCGGCACGGCGTCCGCCGCGATCGCCCCCGCCGCCACCACCAGCGACAGCAGCGCGCACGACACCGTCACCGCGAGGTTGTCGGGCCGCTCCATCGCGACGGCCGCCGTCAGCGCGGCGCCGCCGAGCAGCAGGAGCAGCGCCCGCAGGGTCATCCGCCGGCGCGGTCCAGCACGCGCCCCGTCAGGTCCACGAACCGGTACGCCACGCGGTCGCCCGCGACGTCGATGCGCAGGTGGCCGAAGTCGGTGAGGGAGAGCTGCGCGCCACGGGTCGGGCGCGTGAACTCGTCCGCCCCGATCGGGCCCCCGCCGGTGCCGACCGTGAACGCCCGCACGCCGTCCACGACCCGCCGCTCGTACCGGTGCAGGTGGCCGGAGATGACGGCGTCGACGCCCGCCGCCCGCGCGACGGGCAGCAGCGGGTCACCCGGCTGGGGCGGCCGGTGGACGACCACGAACCGGTGGCGGAACCCGGGGCGCGCGAGCGCCTCCCGCGCGAAGGCGAGGCCCTCCGCGCCGACGGTGTCGCCCAGCACCACCGCCTGCACCGGGCCGTGCGCGACCACGTACCGGCCGCCGGGCGGCAGGTCGAAGACGTCGCGGATCGCGCCGTCGCCCGGCGGCGCGGCCTCGTGGTCGCCGAGGCCCACGTAGACGGGCGCGACCCGCATGACGTCGCGCATGGGCCGGAAGACGTTGCGGTCGAGCAGCACCTCCGCCGCCGTCAGGTAGCTGTTGTCGCCCGCGGTGAGCACCAGGTCGGGCTGCCCCGCCGCGATGGTCCGGGCGACGGCCCACTGCTCGTCGCCACCCTGGCCGTAGTCGGCGAGCGCCGCGATGCGGACCGGCGCGTCCGGGTCGCGCGGCGCCGTCGCGAACGACCCCGACGCCCGCCCGACGCCGTCGATCGACGCGGTCCACACGTGCCGCACCCCGGGGGCGAGGCCCTCGAGCACGCCGTCGCGGGCCGTCACCTGCCGCCCGGCGGGGTCGACCGCCACGATCGTCACGTCGGGGTCGCCGCCGGCGCGCCAGCGCATCTCGGCGCGGTCCCCGTCGACGCGGACGACGTACGGCCCGCGCGAGAAGGGGTCGCCCGAGGGCCCCAGCAGGTAGATGCGCCAGTAGACGACGACCGCCGCGACGACGAGCAGCGCCAGCGCGGCCAGCATCGACACCGCGATCAGGGCGCGGCGCAGACGCCGCTCGCGGCGTGTCAGGACCGCCGGTCCGGAGGTCAGCCCTCCCCTCCGAGCGCCCGGTCCAGGTCCCACGCGGCCGAGATCAGCCCGAGGTGGGTGAACGCCTGGGGGAAGTTCCCGAGCGACTCGCCGCTGTCGCCGACCTGCTCGGCGAACAGGCCGATCCCGTTCGCGTACGTCAGCATCTTCTCGAAGACGAGGCGCGCCTCCTCGAGGCGCCCCGCCCGCGTCAGGCACTCGACGAGCCAGAACGAGCAGAGCGAGAACGACCCCTCGGCGGTGCGCCCCAGGCCGTCGTCGGACGCCGTCTGCGGGTCGTACCGGTAGACGAGGCTGTCGGACACGAGGTCGCGCTGGGTCGCGTCGAGCGTCGCGAGCATGCGGGGGTCGCGGGGGCCGATGAACTTCACGAGCGGCATCAGCAGGTTGCTGGCGTCGAGGACGGTGCCGTCGTAGTACTGGACGAACGACTGGCGCTCCTCGCTCCAGCCGCGCTCCATGATCTCCTCGTAGATGCGGTCGCGGACGGAGCGCCACCGCGCCGTGTCGCCCGGCAGGCCCCGCTGCGACTGCATCCGCATCGCCCGCTCGAACGCGACCCAGCACATCAGCCGCGAGTAGACGAAGTGGCGCCGGCCGCCGCGGACCTCCCAGATGCCCTCGTCGGGCTGCTGCCAGTTGTCGGCGAGCCAGTCGAGGAGGCGCCGCAGGCTGGTCCACAGGTCCCAGCTGATCGGCTCGACCTTGTTCGACAGGTAGACGGCGTCCATCAGCTCGCCGTACACGTCGAGCTGGAGCTGGCCGTGCGCGCCGTTGCCGATCCGCACCGGCGCCGACCCGCGGTAGCCCTCGAGGTGGGGCAGCTCCCGCTCGGTCAGGTCGCGGCCGCCGTCGACGGCGTAGACGATCTGGAGGCGGGGGTCGCCGGGATCCGTCTCCCGGCAGCGCTCCTCCAGCCACCCCGCGAAGCGCTGGGCCTCGTCGTCGAACCCGAGCCGCTGGAAGGCGAACGCCGTGAACGCGGAGTCGCGGAGCCAGGCGTAGCGGTAGTCCCAGTTGCGGTTGCCGCCGATCGCCTCGGGGAGGCTGCAGGTGGGGGCGGCCACCATCGCCCCCGTCGGCGCGTAGGTGCAGAGCTTCAGGGTGATCGCGGACCGCTGGACCATCTCGCGCCAGCGGCCGTCGTAGTGGGAGTGCGCGAGCCACCGCCGCCAGAAGTCGCGGGTGGCGGCGAGCGCGTCCGCGACGGACGCGTCGCGCCACGCGCCGGCGGCGCCCGCGGGGTGCAGCACGAACCACGTGCTCTCACCCGCCGCGAGGCGGAACCGCGCGGTCGCCGCGGTCCCGTCGACCTCCATCGGGTGGCGTGACGAGAGCTCGGTGACGCGGCCACCGTCGGCGGTGAAGCGCGCCGTCCGGGGGTCGTCGAGCGCGACGCGGTGCGACCGGCGGGCGTAGTCGAACCCGGGCCGGCACGCCATGCGGAAGTCGACGGACCCGCGGACCACGTCGACGCGCCGCACCAGCGCGCACGGCTCCGCGCCGACCGGCATGAAGTCGGTGACCTCGGCGACGCCCGCCGGCGTGAAGAACCGCGTCAGCAGGATCGCCGTGTCCGGCAGGTAGAGCTGCTTCGACGGGCACGGCACGACGGGCGCCACCCGGAAGCTCCCCCCGATGCCGGCGTCGAGCACCGCCGCGAAGAGGCTCGGGGCGTCGAACCGCCCGGGGCAGAACCAGTCGATCGCCCCGTCCCGGCCGACGAGCGCCGCGGTGCGCAGGTCGCCGATCAGGCCGTAGCTCTCGATCGGCCGGTACCGGGGCTCGTGCGGCTCGCCCCACCCGGGCTCGTCGGTGACCCGCGCGTGGTCGTGGGCGGGGGACGCGGATCCACGGGTCATGGACCCACTCTAGTGCGGGTGCCACGGGCCCCATCCGGGACCCGCCCACGGCGGGTCCGCACGCGTGCGTCAAGCCGCGCGCCCTCCCGGCCGATAAGGGGCCTGCCCTCCCGTAACGCGCCGGCGGACCGCCCGATCGCGGGACGCGCCGGTGCACGGAGACCATCAGGAGCGCGGTGTGACCTCACGGAAGAGACTGCGACAGGCCGGTTTCTCGTACATCGAGGTGCTGGTCGGCATCGTCATCCTGGCCATCGTCGCGGGGGGCATCGCGCAGGGCCTGGCGCAGACGAGCAGCGCCCTCGGGACGTCGAAGGTGGAGACGACCGCCAACAAGCTGGCCGCCGCCGCCCTCGACCGGGCGCACCGCATGCCGTACGAGGACGTCGGCATCACCGGCGGGTCCCCGCCGGGGGTGATCGCGGCGACGACCAACACCGTCGTCGGCAGCGTCACCTACACCGTCGACACCGAGGTCGACTACGTCGACGACCCGGCCCTCGGCCAGCCGCAGACGTACGTGAACTACAAGAAGGTCACGGTCACCGTCACGCCGAAGACGAACCGCGCCCGCCCGACGACGGTCACCACCCTCGTCGCGCCGCCGGCCATCGGCTCGATCGCCGGCAAGTCGACGATCATCGTGAAGGTCATCGACGCGCTCACCGACGAACCCGTCGCGGGGGCGCCGGTCACCGCCGACCTCAGCACGTCGCCGGCCCAGACCCGGTCGACCGGCGCCGACGGGAAGGTCGTGTTCGCCGGCCTCGAGCCGAGCGCGATCCCGCTGAACGACCCGAAGTACAACTACCGGCTGACGATCGGGCTCCCGGCCCCGTGGGTGACGCACCCCGACAGCGTCCCCTCCATCGCCAAGCAGCACCTCACGGCGTCGCAGACGTGGACGACGACGCTGAAGGTCTTCAAGCGCTCCACGATCAACGTGAACCTGCGCGACGCCGCGACCGGCCAGCTCATCACCGAGCGGTCGGAGGTGCAGGTCAGCACCCCCGGTCCCGACGTCCTCAGCGAGTCGCAGGTGGGGACCACCGGCCAGTTCACGTACCCGACGATCGCGGGCAAGGAGATCCAGCCGAGCGCGTCCGACTTCACCGTCGTGGCGCAGGCCGACTGCTACGTCAACGCGAGCCAGCAGCGCCCCGTCCCGACGGGGTACCCGGCGAACACCACCGAGACGTTCAACTTCTCGATGACCCGCACGCCGAGCGGCTACCTCGACGTGGTGGTGCGGACGACCGCGAACGGCAACGCCCCGATCGCGGGCGCCCAGGTGCAGGTCTCCGGCGGCCAGTCGAACATCGCCCCCCGGGTCCGCTCCACCGACGCGAACGGCGCGGTGCGGTTCTGCCTGCCGCCGTCGGGCACCGCGAGCTACGTCGTCTCGGCGGCCCGGGCGGGTTACGGGGCGGGGTCGATCCTCGCGAACGTCGCGGTCGGTCAGACGACGCCGCTGACCATGTACCTCGCGCCGTCGGCGACCACCGGCACGATCCGCCTGAGCGCCGGCTCGTCGAACAAGCTCGTCCGCCTGCAGGCCGTCTCGGGGACCTACGACGCCTCCCAGACGACCAACAGCCAGTCGGTGGTGGTGAGCGGCCAGACGTACGCCGGCCTCGCCGACTTCACCGGGCTCGCCGCCGGCAACTACATGGCGTACATCGCCACCGGCTTCTCGGGCGGCACGCCGACGTGGAGCGCCGGCAAGCTCGTCTCCGCCGCGGGCAACACCGTCTCCTACTACCGGGTCCCGTGAGGCGCGCCCCCGCCAACGGAGGCCGGGCCGCCGCCCGCCGCCGCTCCCAGTCCGGCTTCAGCCTGATGGAGCTGCTGATGGGGATCGTCCTCACCGGCATCTTCTCCCTCGCGCTGTACGGGTTCTTCTTCTCGGGCGTCGTCTCGGCGCGCACCCACGAGTCGCAGGCCCGTGCGCAGTCCGAGGCGCGCCTGTCCATCGACCGCTTCGCCCGCGAGGTGCGGCAGGCGGTGAGCCCCGACGACGGCCTCACCGCGCCCGTGATCTCGCTGTCGCCGACGGTGATCGAGCTCTACATCGACCCCTCGCGCGTCGCGACCGCGACCACCCCGCGCCCCGAGAAGGTGCGGTACTCGATCGTCGCCGACCAGCTGATCCGCGAGTCGTCGGCGCCGGTCGGCACGACCTGGCCGTTCTCGTACGGCGCGTACGCGAAGCGCACGGTCATGGTCGAGGACCTGCAGCAGGGCGCGGTCCCCGCGTTCCGCGC
Proteins encoded in this region:
- a CDS encoding glycoside hydrolase family 15 protein; the encoded protein is MTRGSASPAHDHARVTDEPGWGEPHEPRYRPIESYGLIGDLRTAALVGRDGAIDWFCPGRFDAPSLFAAVLDAGIGGSFRVAPVVPCPSKQLYLPDTAILLTRFFTPAGVAEVTDFMPVGAEPCALVRRVDVVRGSVDFRMACRPGFDYARRSHRVALDDPRTARFTADGGRVTELSSRHPMEVDGTAATARFRLAAGESTWFVLHPAGAAGAWRDASVADALAATRDFWRRWLAHSHYDGRWREMVQRSAITLKLCTYAPTGAMVAAPTCSLPEAIGGNRNWDYRYAWLRDSAFTAFAFQRLGFDDEAQRFAGWLEERCRETDPGDPRLQIVYAVDGGRDLTERELPHLEGYRGSAPVRIGNGAHGQLQLDVYGELMDAVYLSNKVEPISWDLWTSLRRLLDWLADNWQQPDEGIWEVRGGRRHFVYSRLMCWVAFERAMRMQSQRGLPGDTARWRSVRDRIYEEIMERGWSEERQSFVQYYDGTVLDASNLLMPLVKFIGPRDPRMLATLDATQRDLVSDSLVYRYDPQTASDDGLGRTAEGSFSLCSFWLVECLTRAGRLEEARLVFEKMLTYANGIGLFAEQVGDSGESLGNFPQAFTHLGLISAAWDLDRALGGEG
- a CDS encoding prepilin-type N-terminal cleavage/methylation domain-containing protein gives rise to the protein MTSRKRLRQAGFSYIEVLVGIVILAIVAGGIAQGLAQTSSALGTSKVETTANKLAAAALDRAHRMPYEDVGITGGSPPGVIAATTNTVVGSVTYTVDTEVDYVDDPALGQPQTYVNYKKVTVTVTPKTNRARPTTVTTLVAPPAIGSIAGKSTIIVKVIDALTDEPVAGAPVTADLSTSPAQTRSTGADGKVVFAGLEPSAIPLNDPKYNYRLTIGLPAPWVTHPDSVPSIAKQHLTASQTWTTTLKVFKRSTINVNLRDAATGQLITERSEVQVSTPGPDVLSESQVGTTGQFTYPTIAGKEIQPSASDFTVVAQADCYVNASQQRPVPTGYPANTTETFNFSMTRTPSGYLDVVVRTTANGNAPIAGAQVQVSGGQSNIAPRVRSTDANGAVRFCLPPSGTASYVVSAARAGYGAGSILANVAVGQTTPLTMYLAPSATTGTIRLSAGSSNKLVRLQAVSGTYDASQTTNSQSVVVSGQTYAGLADFTGLAAGNYMAYIATGFSGGTPTWSAGKLVSAAGNTVSYYRVP
- a CDS encoding PilW family protein, which gives rise to MRRAPANGGRAAARRRSQSGFSLMELLMGIVLTGIFSLALYGFFFSGVVSARTHESQARAQSEARLSIDRFAREVRQAVSPDDGLTAPVISLSPTVIELYIDPSRVATATTPRPEKVRYSIVADQLIRESSAPVGTTWPFSYGAYAKRTVMVEDLQQGAVPAFRAITRQGVGLPATPAATQMRDIAQVSVRLVVSQRTGNAATTLELNTDVALRNANRV